One genomic region from Glaciimonas sp. PAMC28666 encodes:
- a CDS encoding muconate/chloromuconate family cycloisomerase, protein MIKTIETILVDVPTIRPHKLSVAIMNAQTLVLVRVLCADGIEGWGEATTIGGLSYGEESPESIKTNIDTHIAPLLIGMDASQVGKAMAKIRKIIQGNRFAKCAIETALLDAQARRLNVPLSELLGGRVRDALPVAWTLASGDTTKDIAEAEKMLALRRHRIFKLKIGLRSVAEDVAHVLAIKKALGADVSVRVDVNQAWSELEAVNGIAALEAGGIDLIEQPIRAENKAGLVRLASRFSVALMADESLHGPLDAFDLATIAGADVFAVKITQSGGLIPAIQVATVAQLAGIGLYGGTMLEGGIGTAASAHVFSTFSDLSYGTELFGPLLLTEEVLCEPLVYKDFMLQVPNKPGLGVEIDREKLNFMRRK, encoded by the coding sequence ATGATCAAAACTATAGAAACTATCCTTGTTGATGTTCCCACGATACGTCCTCACAAATTATCGGTAGCGATCATGAACGCGCAAACACTGGTACTGGTGCGTGTGCTTTGTGCGGATGGTATCGAAGGTTGGGGTGAGGCAACCACCATTGGCGGCTTGAGCTATGGTGAAGAAAGTCCTGAGAGTATCAAGACCAATATTGATACGCATATAGCGCCGCTGTTGATCGGCATGGATGCCAGCCAGGTGGGCAAGGCGATGGCAAAAATCCGCAAAATTATTCAAGGCAACCGGTTTGCCAAATGCGCCATTGAAACGGCGTTGCTGGATGCCCAGGCGCGCCGGCTGAACGTGCCGTTAAGCGAACTGTTGGGCGGACGGGTGCGCGATGCGTTACCGGTGGCGTGGACGTTGGCTAGCGGCGACACCACCAAAGACATTGCCGAGGCTGAAAAAATGCTTGCGCTGCGCCGTCATCGGATTTTCAAGCTCAAAATTGGCTTGCGTTCGGTAGCAGAAGATGTCGCCCATGTCCTGGCCATCAAAAAAGCGCTCGGCGCTGACGTCAGCGTACGGGTCGATGTGAATCAGGCATGGAGCGAACTGGAAGCTGTCAACGGCATTGCAGCGCTTGAGGCGGGCGGTATCGATTTAATCGAACAGCCGATCCGCGCAGAAAATAAGGCAGGTCTGGTGCGTCTGGCTAGTCGCTTTTCGGTCGCGCTGATGGCGGACGAATCATTACACGGTCCGTTGGATGCATTCGATCTGGCGACTATCGCCGGCGCGGATGTATTCGCAGTGAAGATCACGCAATCTGGCGGATTGATTCCTGCCATTCAAGTTGCCACCGTTGCGCAATTGGCCGGGATTGGCTTGTATGGTGGAACGATGCTGGAAGGTGGTATCGGGACCGCGGCATCTGCCCATGTATTTTCCACTTTTAGTGACCTGTCATACGGCACGGAATTGTTCGGACCGTTGCTGTTGACCGAAGAAGTATTGTGCGAACCGCTGGTCTATAAAGACTTCATGTTGCAGGTTCCGAACAAGCCTGGCCTCGGGGTTGAAATCGACCGCGAGAAACTCAACTTTATGCGTCGAAAATAG
- a CDS encoding LysR family transcriptional regulator, with the protein MELRHLRYFVAVAEEKNFTRASKRLFIAQPPLSRQIQQLEEELEVSLFERGSRPLQLTEAGRFFYAHAQQLLGKAADLKSMTQRVGKIERVLSIGFVASTLYGLLPKIIRRFRSEYPSVEISLHEMTTMQQIKALKDGSIDLGFGRIRYEDPDVRRIILREERLIVALPAGHPLTGFGNQLNLKDLIAETLIIFPKAPRPSFADQVLSAFSDRAIKLEKIIEVRELQIAIGLVAAGQGVAIVPASLQGMKREDVSYMELEDKNTTSPIIFSVRMADQSVELGQLLRLIYDIYDAENIPHVKESL; encoded by the coding sequence ATGGAACTGCGCCACTTACGTTACTTCGTTGCTGTTGCAGAGGAGAAAAACTTTACGCGTGCTTCTAAAAGGCTATTTATCGCGCAGCCGCCGTTAAGTCGCCAGATACAGCAGCTGGAAGAGGAGTTAGAGGTTTCGTTGTTTGAGAGAGGGTCTCGACCGCTTCAACTCACGGAAGCCGGACGTTTCTTCTACGCGCATGCGCAGCAACTGCTGGGCAAGGCAGCCGACCTGAAGTCGATGACGCAACGTGTTGGGAAAATTGAAAGGGTACTTTCGATCGGGTTTGTTGCATCAACGCTCTACGGATTATTGCCAAAAATCATCCGACGATTCCGCTCGGAATATCCCTCGGTTGAGATTAGCCTGCATGAAATGACCACCATGCAGCAAATCAAGGCGCTGAAGGATGGCAGTATTGATCTTGGATTTGGGCGAATCAGATATGAAGATCCGGATGTGCGTCGAATTATATTGCGTGAGGAACGATTGATAGTGGCGTTGCCTGCAGGACATCCTCTGACCGGTTTCGGGAATCAACTCAATCTTAAAGATTTGATTGCTGAAACGCTAATTATTTTTCCCAAGGCACCACGCCCAAGTTTTGCTGATCAGGTGTTATCTGCATTTAGCGACCGCGCAATCAAGCTCGAGAAAATTATCGAGGTGAGAGAGCTGCAGATTGCGATCGGCCTTGTTGCAGCCGGGCAAGGCGTCGCGATTGTCCCCGCGAGCCTGCAAGGGATGAAGCGGGAAGACGTCAGTTATATGGAGCTGGAGGACAAGAACACCACTTCCCCGATCATTTTCAGCGTACGGATGGCGGATCAATCAGTGGAGTTGGGTCAACTGCTGCGATTGATCTACGATATTTATGATGCGGAAAATATTCCACATGTGAAGGAATCGTTATGA
- the catA gene encoding catechol 1,2-dioxygenase, giving the protein MTHTEIDTLVKSWIIDSAIREANPRVQQIVLRLVGDLCKTIEDLDIQASEFWKGMEYLSVAGSRNELGLIAPGLGLERFFDIRADEAEAKAGLSGGTPRTIEGPLYVAGAPESKGYARLDEDAVSEEAEVLFMQGTVYDAQGKAMPGAKVEVWHADLLGNYSFFDPTQSAFNLRRTIISDENGRYQFRSIIPVGYGCPPNGSTQQLLDLLGRHGRRPAHIHFFITGAGHRKLTTQINIDGDEYLWDDFAFASREGLVPAIHKITGTEELAAKDLKKPFSSIDFDFHLYSETPAAPTSEVERIRAAA; this is encoded by the coding sequence ATGACACATACTGAAATCGACACTCTGGTAAAAAGCTGGATCATCGACTCCGCTATCCGTGAAGCAAATCCTCGCGTGCAACAGATCGTATTGCGTCTGGTCGGCGATCTGTGCAAGACCATCGAAGATCTTGATATACAAGCCAGCGAGTTCTGGAAAGGCATGGAATATCTGTCAGTGGCCGGCAGCAGGAATGAGCTAGGTCTGATTGCACCGGGCCTGGGCCTGGAGCGATTTTTTGATATCCGCGCTGACGAGGCTGAAGCCAAGGCGGGATTGTCCGGTGGCACACCGCGTACGATTGAAGGTCCTTTATATGTCGCCGGTGCACCGGAAAGCAAAGGATACGCGCGCCTGGACGAAGATGCGGTAAGCGAAGAGGCGGAAGTTCTGTTCATGCAGGGCACGGTATACGATGCGCAGGGCAAAGCCATGCCGGGTGCCAAGGTTGAAGTCTGGCATGCCGACTTGCTGGGAAATTATTCGTTCTTTGATCCGACTCAGTCTGCATTCAATCTGCGTCGCACCATCATCTCAGATGAAAACGGGCGTTATCAGTTCCGTAGCATTATTCCTGTCGGATACGGATGTCCACCGAATGGCTCGACCCAGCAATTGCTGGATCTGCTAGGTCGTCACGGTCGCCGTCCTGCACACATTCACTTTTTCATCACTGGCGCAGGTCATCGCAAGCTCACGACGCAAATCAATATTGATGGCGACGAATACCTGTGGGATGACTTTGCATTCGCCAGCCGCGAAGGTCTGGTACCAGCGATCCATAAAATCACGGGTACCGAAGAACTTGCTGCCAAAGACCTGAAGAAACCGTTCTCATCGATTGATTTCGATTTCCATCTGTACTCAGAAACCCCTGCCGCGCCGACCAGTGAAGTTGAGCGCATTCGGGCCGCTGCGTAA
- the benC gene encoding benzoate 1,2-dioxygenase electron transfer component BenC, with protein sequence MSYNIALQFEDGITRFIACNENEKLSDAAYRQKINIPLDCRDGACGTCRGFCESGDYDLPESSYIEDALDAKDAAAGFILACQMRPKSDCVIQIPATSSACKTAVSRYSGSVASVQHFSDSTINFSINLDNQSGLEFLPGQYVNLEIPGTSLTRSYSFSSPPGAAQADFVVRNVPNGRMSKFLADEAQPGQKIAFSGPYGSFYLRAVTRPVVFLAGGTGIAPFLSMLDVLAADGFAQPVRMVFGVTNDTDLVALEQLDQIAAKHPQFEYRTCVATAESQHVRKGYVTEHVEAAWLNDGNVDIYLCGPVAMVDAVRNWLDKIGVKPANFHYEKFSASSGS encoded by the coding sequence ATGAGCTACAACATTGCACTGCAATTCGAAGACGGCATCACCCGCTTTATTGCATGTAACGAAAACGAAAAGCTGTCCGATGCCGCTTATCGTCAGAAAATCAATATTCCGCTGGATTGTCGCGATGGCGCCTGCGGAACCTGCCGTGGCTTTTGTGAGTCTGGAGATTATGATTTGCCTGAGTCGAGTTATATCGAAGACGCGCTGGATGCGAAAGATGCGGCAGCAGGCTTTATTCTGGCGTGTCAGATGCGCCCAAAATCAGATTGCGTGATCCAGATTCCGGCTACTTCCAGCGCATGCAAGACCGCGGTTTCGCGCTACTCTGGTAGTGTCGCTTCAGTGCAGCATTTCTCAGACTCCACGATTAATTTTTCCATAAATCTGGATAATCAATCCGGTCTCGAATTTTTACCGGGACAGTACGTCAATCTGGAAATTCCCGGCACCAGCCTGACGCGTTCGTATTCATTCAGCTCGCCACCGGGCGCTGCACAAGCCGATTTCGTAGTGCGCAATGTGCCCAACGGAAGAATGAGCAAATTTTTAGCCGACGAAGCACAACCGGGCCAGAAGATAGCTTTCTCGGGCCCTTACGGCAGCTTTTACTTGCGCGCCGTGACGCGACCGGTCGTGTTTCTTGCTGGCGGCACCGGCATTGCGCCGTTCCTGTCGATGCTCGATGTACTGGCCGCTGACGGCTTTGCCCAACCAGTGCGGATGGTATTTGGGGTCACAAATGACACGGATCTGGTCGCGCTCGAACAGTTGGATCAGATCGCGGCGAAACATCCGCAATTTGAATACCGGACTTGCGTCGCCACGGCAGAAAGTCAACACGTCCGCAAAGGCTACGTCACCGAGCATGTTGAAGCCGCCTGGCTCAACGACGGCAACGTCGATATTTATCTGTGCGGACCAGTTGCCATGGTCGATGCCGTCAGAAACTGGTTAGACAAGATCGGTGTCAAGCCAGCCAATTTTCATTATGAAAAATTCTCAGCAAGTAGTGGGAGTTGA
- the benB gene encoding benzoate 1,2-dioxygenase small subunit, whose protein sequence is MKTISLTEISSFLYYESRLLDDEQWDEWLDCYHLDAQFWMPSWDDDDKLVTNPQREISLIFYPNRQGLEDRVFRIKTERSSATMPDTRTCHNIANVELETQDGDTCTVRFNWQTLSHRYKTNYSYFGMSRYVIDFSGDSPKILNKYVVLKNDYINQVIDVYHI, encoded by the coding sequence ATGAAGACCATTAGCCTGACCGAAATCAGCAGCTTTTTATACTATGAAAGCCGCTTGCTTGATGATGAGCAATGGGATGAATGGCTCGATTGCTATCACCTCGACGCACAGTTCTGGATGCCGTCATGGGATGACGACGACAAGCTGGTGACCAACCCGCAGCGGGAGATTTCGCTCATATTTTATCCAAACCGCCAAGGTCTGGAAGATCGGGTATTTCGCATCAAGACAGAACGCTCGAGTGCCACCATGCCTGATACGCGCACCTGTCATAACATCGCCAACGTTGAGCTTGAAACCCAGGACGGCGATACTTGTACGGTCCGCTTCAACTGGCAAACGCTGAGTCACCGCTATAAAACCAATTACAGCTACTTTGGCATGTCGCGTTATGTGATCGATTTCTCGGGTGACAGTCCGAAAATTTTGAACAAATACGTCGTGCTGAAAAACGATTACATCAATCAGGTTATTGACGTCTACCATATTTGA
- the benA gene encoding benzoate 1,2-dioxygenase large subunit has translation MIPIYPDNTPKLKNLDEYLIEDIEKGDYRLHRSAFTDDALFELEMKHIFEGNWIYLAHESQVQNNNDYYTTHIGRQPIFIARNRQGELNAFINACSHRGAQLCRHKRGNKATYTCPFHGWTFNNSGKLLKVKDPEEAGYPECFNKEGSHDLKKVARFENYKGFLFGSVNENVLPLTEFLGEAGKIIDMIVNQSADGLEVLRGASTYTFDGNWKLQAENGADGYHVSAVHWNYAATTNRRKEADATREDNVRAMDAGKWGKQGGGFYAFEHGHLVLWSKWANPQDRPNYPRRDEFAKSFGPATADWMIERSRNLCLYPNVYLMDQFGSQIRVLRPISVNKTEVTIYCIAPKGESDEARAHRIRQYEDFFNVSGMATPDDLEEFRACQQGYAGIAAPWNDMCRGSQHWIEGADAAAKELGLKPLMSGVKTEDEGLYTIQHRYWLDVMKKALVAEGVKA, from the coding sequence ATGATCCCCATTTACCCTGACAACACGCCAAAGCTCAAAAACCTGGATGAATATCTGATTGAAGATATAGAAAAAGGTGACTATCGCTTGCATCGTAGTGCCTTCACCGATGACGCTTTATTTGAACTGGAAATGAAGCATATTTTTGAAGGCAATTGGATTTACCTGGCTCACGAGAGTCAGGTTCAAAATAACAATGATTACTACACGACGCATATCGGCCGCCAGCCGATCTTTATTGCGCGCAATCGTCAGGGTGAATTAAATGCGTTTATTAATGCATGTAGTCACCGCGGAGCGCAGTTATGTCGCCATAAACGCGGAAACAAAGCCACCTATACTTGTCCGTTTCATGGGTGGACTTTCAATAACAGCGGCAAGTTGCTCAAGGTTAAAGATCCTGAAGAAGCGGGTTATCCGGAGTGCTTCAACAAAGAAGGCTCCCACGATCTGAAAAAAGTTGCGCGATTTGAAAACTATAAAGGCTTTCTGTTCGGCAGCGTTAATGAAAACGTCCTGCCGCTCACAGAATTTCTTGGTGAAGCAGGCAAGATTATCGACATGATCGTCAATCAGTCCGCTGACGGCCTTGAGGTGTTGCGTGGTGCATCGACCTATACCTTCGACGGTAACTGGAAGCTGCAAGCAGAAAATGGTGCAGATGGCTATCACGTTTCCGCCGTGCACTGGAATTATGCCGCTACCACCAATCGCCGCAAGGAAGCCGATGCGACGCGTGAAGATAATGTCAGAGCGATGGACGCTGGCAAGTGGGGCAAGCAAGGCGGTGGGTTTTACGCATTTGAACACGGACATCTGGTGCTGTGGTCGAAATGGGCGAACCCGCAAGACCGGCCCAACTACCCGCGCCGGGATGAATTTGCCAAAAGTTTCGGACCTGCAACCGCTGACTGGATGATTGAGCGCTCACGCAACCTTTGCCTGTATCCGAACGTATATCTGATGGATCAGTTCGGTTCACAAATTCGCGTGTTAAGGCCGATCTCTGTGAATAAGACCGAAGTGACGATTTACTGCATCGCCCCAAAAGGGGAATCGGACGAAGCACGGGCCCATCGGATCCGCCAATACGAAGATTTTTTCAATGTCAGCGGCATGGCGACACCCGATGACCTGGAAGAATTTCGGGCTTGTCAGCAAGGCTATGCGGGTATTGCCGCACCATGGAACGATATGTGCCGCGGCTCGCAACATTGGATCGAGGGCGCTGATGCGGCGGCCAAAGAACTCGGTTTGAAACCGTTAATGAGCGGTGTAAAAACTGAAGATGAAGGCTTGTATACCATCCAGCACCGCTATTGGCTTGATGTCATGAAAAAAGCCTTGGTGGCAGAAGGAGTCAAAGCATGA
- the catC gene encoding muconolactone Delta-isomerase: protein MLFQVRMDVNLPQTMPEHQATELKKTEREIAQALQVSGKWRHLWRIAGQYANISVFDVSSVEELHTLISTLPLFPYMQIQIMPLCRHPSSIRSDDA from the coding sequence ATGTTGTTTCAAGTACGAATGGACGTGAATTTGCCGCAGACAATGCCGGAACATCAGGCAACAGAACTTAAGAAAACAGAAAGAGAAATTGCCCAGGCTTTGCAAGTGAGTGGCAAGTGGCGGCACCTGTGGAGAATCGCTGGCCAGTACGCCAACATCAGCGTTTTCGATGTCAGCAGCGTCGAAGAGTTGCATACGCTGATTTCGACTTTGCCGTTATTTCCTTACATGCAAATTCAGATCATGCCTCTATGCCGTCATCCATCCTCGATTCGATCAGATGACGCATGA
- the pcaD gene encoding 3-oxoadipate enol-lactonase yields the protein MPIAHINQTEIFFVAEGNPEHPAIIFSNSLGTDHGMWQAQAEALANDFYVIRYDTRGHGRSSSPKGPYQLQELGQDVIALLDFLGIAKAHFCGLSMGGVTGQWLGIHASERIEKLVVANTAAKVGTTDGWLTRAEVVRAEGLNTIADSAASRWFSPAFIETQAPVIAALIANLRIQNTEGYASCCESLAAADLRDQIALISSPTLIIAGLYDPVTTTSDASLLQEKIKDSKLAALPAAHISNIEAQKLFTRTLIDFLVA from the coding sequence ATGCCTATCGCACACATCAATCAAACCGAGATTTTTTTTGTTGCCGAAGGCAATCCAGAACATCCGGCTATCATATTTTCGAATTCCCTGGGAACAGATCATGGCATGTGGCAAGCGCAGGCCGAAGCCCTTGCCAATGACTTTTATGTTATTCGCTACGACACACGTGGCCATGGTCGCTCATCGAGCCCAAAAGGCCCTTATCAATTGCAAGAATTAGGTCAGGACGTAATCGCCCTGCTAGATTTTCTTGGCATCGCTAAAGCCCATTTTTGCGGCCTGTCAATGGGAGGCGTAACGGGGCAATGGCTTGGTATTCATGCGTCCGAGCGAATTGAAAAATTAGTCGTCGCCAACACCGCAGCGAAAGTCGGAACGACCGATGGCTGGCTCACGCGGGCCGAGGTCGTCAGAGCCGAAGGCCTGAATACCATTGCCGATAGCGCCGCGTCACGCTGGTTTAGTCCAGCATTTATAGAAACGCAAGCACCTGTCATTGCCGCCCTGATCGCCAACCTACGCATCCAAAACACAGAGGGTTATGCGAGTTGTTGTGAGTCCCTGGCGGCGGCTGACTTACGTGATCAGATTGCGTTAATTTCCAGTCCTACGTTGATTATTGCTGGTCTATACGATCCGGTGACAACCACCTCTGATGCTTCGCTGCTGCAGGAAAAAATCAAGGACTCCAAATTGGCGGCATTGCCAGCAGCACATATCTCCAATATTGAAGCCCAAAAATTATTCACCCGGACGTTAATTGATTTTCTTGTGGCCTGA
- a CDS encoding sigma-54-dependent Fis family transcriptional regulator gives MPQIMLTSAAVTQARQLFFEEGTPPNGLVHDAVWRSWKRCMEDGRNTGESMAFNPIRRNSVAGLLERNRQLIVASEPAILLLAKAMTGTGYGILLTDRDGVCLAVNGPIENCGNLLRQALRPGVDLSERAVGTNAMATAMAEGRPIGIFGGEHFFSQNETFQCVAAPIFDPQGTLVGSIDITRDAPGAQFGALSLMLDCAAAIETSLCLQTPAHITIGLNWRADANEKFSGVIVAFGKDGEVQAINRAARRFLGIGPISSGLRYQDLFLGNYAEFVDTIKASSHPTSMTLQSGLRLFAQPLFFTSPQVVTVRSRLGNEPVKKSTMPEFGDVDIQFSLQRAVRALGAELPVLIQGETGTGKEVAARALHANSAGCKGPFVAINCGAIPRDLIEGELFGYADGAYTGARRGGAKGKIEEANGGTLFLDEIGDMPIDLQTRLLRVLESREITRLGENTSRKLDIQLISATHQDLDTLVLEKRFRSDLYYRLNGMLLYLTPLRLRCGIFALIDELLREEEIDPIRLVADARSRLEDYDWPGNTRELRTALRFAKVMADDLAPILLCHLPDAVRTLKSISGLTPALTCMQSAVIPAKPLKELASEVITSALHDSKGNITNAAQQLGISRATLHRWLNKN, from the coding sequence ATGCCTCAAATAATGCTGACTTCAGCGGCCGTCACCCAAGCCCGGCAGCTGTTTTTTGAAGAAGGCACGCCACCTAACGGATTGGTACATGACGCTGTCTGGCGCTCATGGAAACGCTGTATGGAAGATGGGCGAAACACTGGCGAGTCGATGGCGTTCAATCCAATCAGGCGTAATTCTGTTGCTGGATTGTTAGAGCGCAACAGACAATTAATTGTTGCATCTGAACCCGCCATCTTACTACTCGCAAAAGCGATGACCGGCACGGGCTACGGGATTCTTCTGACCGATCGTGACGGCGTTTGCCTCGCCGTGAATGGCCCCATAGAAAACTGTGGAAACCTGCTGCGCCAGGCACTGCGCCCGGGTGTCGATCTCTCCGAGCGTGCGGTCGGAACCAACGCGATGGCGACTGCCATGGCGGAAGGACGACCAATTGGTATTTTCGGCGGCGAACATTTTTTTTCACAAAATGAAACATTTCAGTGTGTCGCAGCACCGATTTTTGATCCGCAGGGCACCCTGGTCGGCTCCATCGACATTACCCGTGATGCTCCCGGTGCGCAGTTTGGTGCACTGTCATTGATGCTTGATTGCGCTGCAGCGATTGAAACTTCCCTTTGCCTTCAGACGCCTGCTCACATCACGATTGGTCTGAACTGGCGCGCGGATGCAAACGAAAAGTTTTCGGGTGTGATCGTGGCGTTCGGCAAAGACGGCGAGGTGCAAGCGATCAATCGTGCTGCACGCCGTTTTCTAGGTATCGGACCAATCTCTTCCGGACTACGCTACCAGGATTTATTTCTGGGAAACTATGCAGAATTTGTTGACACGATAAAAGCTTCCAGCCATCCAACTTCAATGACCTTGCAATCCGGTCTTCGCCTGTTTGCCCAACCCTTATTCTTCACGTCCCCTCAGGTTGTCACGGTTCGTTCGCGGTTGGGAAACGAACCGGTGAAAAAATCCACAATGCCTGAATTCGGCGATGTGGACATACAATTTTCTTTGCAAAGAGCAGTTCGTGCTTTAGGCGCTGAATTACCGGTATTAATACAGGGAGAAACGGGAACAGGAAAAGAGGTTGCCGCGCGTGCATTGCACGCCAATAGTGCTGGCTGCAAGGGACCGTTCGTCGCGATCAACTGTGGCGCAATTCCCAGAGATCTGATTGAAGGAGAATTATTTGGCTACGCTGATGGTGCTTATACCGGGGCACGTCGCGGCGGCGCCAAAGGCAAAATCGAAGAAGCAAATGGTGGAACATTGTTTCTTGACGAAATTGGCGATATGCCGATTGACCTCCAGACGCGGCTCTTGCGTGTGCTCGAAAGCCGGGAGATCACGCGTCTTGGCGAGAATACATCACGAAAACTGGATATCCAACTGATCAGCGCAACGCATCAGGACCTCGATACGTTAGTGCTTGAGAAGCGCTTCCGAAGCGATTTATATTATCGTCTGAATGGGATGCTGCTTTATTTGACACCGCTGCGACTGCGGTGTGGCATCTTTGCCTTAATCGATGAACTGCTCCGGGAGGAAGAAATTGATCCAATCAGACTGGTGGCTGATGCGCGCTCCAGACTGGAAGACTACGACTGGCCCGGTAACACCAGAGAACTCCGCACCGCGTTACGCTTTGCCAAAGTGATGGCCGATGATCTGGCACCTATCCTGCTGTGTCATCTGCCGGATGCGGTGCGTACCTTGAAATCTATATCGGGCCTGACGCCAGCATTGACGTGTATGCAAAGCGCAGTCATTCCAGCAAAGCCATTAAAAGAACTTGCCAGCGAAGTCATTACCAGTGCCCTTCATGACAGTAAAGGAAATATTACCAATGCTGCGCAGCAGCTCGGCATCAGCCGTGCGACCTTGCATCGCTGGTTGAATAAAAATTGA
- a CDS encoding 1,6-dihydroxycyclohexa-2,4-diene-1-carboxylate dehydrogenase, with protein sequence MIQSQRFQNKVVIVTGAAQGIGRGVALAIAREGGQLVLADRSALINDVAAEISELKAKAIVVSVDLETYAGAREMVAACVDAFGHVDILINNVGGTIWAKPYQEYEEAQIEAEIRRSLFPTLWSCRAALPVMIAQQQGVIVNVSSIATRSINRVPYAAAKGGVNALTASLAFEHAEDGIRVNAVATGGTEAPPRKIPRNANPLSKDEEVWYQGIIDQTVSSSLMHRYGTITEQVNAILFLASDESSYITGTVLPVGGGDQG encoded by the coding sequence ATGATCCAATCCCAACGTTTCCAAAATAAAGTTGTCATCGTTACCGGCGCTGCGCAAGGTATCGGACGCGGTGTCGCATTAGCGATCGCGCGTGAAGGCGGCCAGCTAGTGTTAGCTGATCGCTCAGCGTTGATCAATGACGTTGCGGCCGAAATCAGCGAATTGAAGGCCAAGGCAATTGTCGTGAGTGTGGACCTCGAGACCTATGCCGGGGCGCGTGAAATGGTCGCGGCCTGTGTCGATGCATTCGGACACGTCGACATTCTCATTAATAACGTGGGCGGAACCATTTGGGCCAAGCCTTATCAAGAATACGAAGAAGCGCAAATCGAAGCTGAAATTCGTCGCTCTTTATTTCCAACATTATGGTCTTGTCGCGCTGCATTGCCAGTCATGATCGCACAGCAACAGGGCGTGATCGTGAATGTCTCGTCGATTGCGACACGCAGCATTAATCGCGTTCCTTATGCTGCCGCAAAAGGCGGCGTCAATGCGCTGACCGCCAGTCTTGCATTTGAACATGCCGAAGATGGCATTCGGGTCAATGCAGTGGCAACCGGCGGAACAGAGGCCCCACCGCGGAAAATACCCCGCAATGCGAATCCCCTGAGCAAGGATGAGGAAGTCTGGTACCAAGGCATTATCGACCAGACGGTTTCTTCCAGTCTGATGCATCGCTACGGGACGATAACCGAGCAAGTCAATGCAATCTTGTTCCTGGCATCCGACGAATCTTCTTATATTACCGGAACAGTGCTTCCCGTAGGGGGCGGCGATCAGGGTTAA